The following proteins are co-located in the Chiroxiphia lanceolata isolate bChiLan1 chromosome 7, bChiLan1.pri, whole genome shotgun sequence genome:
- the NUP35 gene encoding nucleoporin NUP35 isoform X3, whose amino-acid sequence MTLGSPTSPKQGAGAQFLPGFLMGDLPAPVTPQPRALCGPSVGVMETRSPLLAGGSPPQPVVPTHKDKGGAPPVRSIYDELSSPGLGSTPLTSGRPANFSLTQSPSVGILPSTPGTASSVFSPASIGQPRKTTLSPAQLDPFYTQGDSLTSEDQLDDTWITVFGFPQASASYILLQFAQYGNILKHVMSNTGNWMHIRYQSKLQARKALSKDGRIFGESIMIGVKPCIDKHLLKGVNETLWQAESEQKSVMENSERNSTSSMSSVFTPPTKSAGTPVQLANNTTRISTMRPLATAYKASTSDYQVVSDRQTPRKDESIVSKAMEYVFGW is encoded by the exons ATGACTCTCGGCTCCCCGACGTCTCCCAAACAAGGAGCTGGTGCTCAGTTCCTTCCCGGGTTTTTGATGGGTGACTTACCTGCACCGGTGACTCCACAGCCACGTGCTTTGTGCGGCCCTTCAGTTGGAGTAATGGAAACGAGGTCTCCACTACTTGCAG GAGGATCTCCCCCACAGCCAGTGGTCCCGACACATAAAGATAAAGGCGGCGCTCCACCCGTTAGGAGCATTTATGATGAGTTGTCTAGTCCTGGGCTTGGATCAACACCTCTAACCTCAGGAAGACCA GCCAACTTCTCGTTAACACAGAGCCCATCGGTTGGAATTCTACCGTCAACTCCAGGCACAG CTTCAAGCGTGTTCAGTCCTGCAAGTATTGGGCAGCCTAGGAAAACTACTCTGTCTCCTGCTCAGCTAGATCCTTTTTATACTCAAGGTGATTCCCTTACTTCAGAAGATCAGCTTGATGACACATGGATAACTGTATTTGG atTTCCCCAAGCATCAGCTTCCTACATTCTTCTGCAGTTTGCTCAGTATGGAAACATATTAAAGCACGTG ATGTCCAACACAGGAAACTGGATGCACATTCGATATCAGTCTAAGCTTCAAGCCCGGAAAGCCTTAAGCAAAGATGGAAGAATTTTTGGTGAATCCATCATGATTGGTGTCAAGCCCTGTATAGATAAA CATCTGCTAAAGGGAGTGAATGAAACTCTTTGGCAAGCTGAGTCTGAGCAAAAG AGTGTGATGGAAAACTCTGAAAGAAACTCTACATCCTCAATGTCTTCGGTTTTCACTCCACCTACAAAATCTGCTGGCACACCAGTACAACTTGCAAATAATACTACAAGGATTTCTACAATGAGACCTCTTGCAACAGCATATAAAGCTTCCACTAGTGACTATCAG GTGGTTTCTGACAGACAGACTCCTAGGAAAGATGAAAGTATTGTATCCAAAGCAATGGAATATGTGTTTGGCTGGTAA
- the NUP35 gene encoding nucleoporin NUP35 isoform X1 has translation MAGGGSEVTEEGSSVPFESARRSRHRLLLPARAAMAAFAMEPPPAGAEPMTLGSPTSPKQGAGAQFLPGFLMGDLPAPVTPQPRALCGPSVGVMETRSPLLAGGSPPQPVVPTHKDKGGAPPVRSIYDELSSPGLGSTPLTSGRPANFSLTQSPSVGILPSTPGTASSVFSPASIGQPRKTTLSPAQLDPFYTQGDSLTSEDQLDDTWITVFGFPQASASYILLQFAQYGNILKHVMSNTGNWMHIRYQSKLQARKALSKDGRIFGESIMIGVKPCIDKHLLKGVNETLWQAESEQKSVMENSERNSTSSMSSVFTPPTKSAGTPVQLANNTTRISTMRPLATAYKASTSDYQVVSDRQTPRKDESIVSKAMEYVFGW, from the exons ATGGCGGGGGGCGGGTCGGAAGTGACGGAGGAAGGAAGCTCCGTCCCGTTTGAAAGCGCCCGGCGGAGCCGCCACCGCCTCCTGCTTCCCGCCCGGGCCGCCATGGCCGCCTTCGCCATGGAGCCGCCGCCCGCAG GAGCTGAGCCGATGACTCTCGGCTCCCCGACGTCTCCCAAACAAGGAGCTGGTGCTCAGTTCCTTCCCGGGTTTTTGATGGGTGACTTACCTGCACCGGTGACTCCACAGCCACGTGCTTTGTGCGGCCCTTCAGTTGGAGTAATGGAAACGAGGTCTCCACTACTTGCAG GAGGATCTCCCCCACAGCCAGTGGTCCCGACACATAAAGATAAAGGCGGCGCTCCACCCGTTAGGAGCATTTATGATGAGTTGTCTAGTCCTGGGCTTGGATCAACACCTCTAACCTCAGGAAGACCA GCCAACTTCTCGTTAACACAGAGCCCATCGGTTGGAATTCTACCGTCAACTCCAGGCACAG CTTCAAGCGTGTTCAGTCCTGCAAGTATTGGGCAGCCTAGGAAAACTACTCTGTCTCCTGCTCAGCTAGATCCTTTTTATACTCAAGGTGATTCCCTTACTTCAGAAGATCAGCTTGATGACACATGGATAACTGTATTTGG atTTCCCCAAGCATCAGCTTCCTACATTCTTCTGCAGTTTGCTCAGTATGGAAACATATTAAAGCACGTG ATGTCCAACACAGGAAACTGGATGCACATTCGATATCAGTCTAAGCTTCAAGCCCGGAAAGCCTTAAGCAAAGATGGAAGAATTTTTGGTGAATCCATCATGATTGGTGTCAAGCCCTGTATAGATAAA CATCTGCTAAAGGGAGTGAATGAAACTCTTTGGCAAGCTGAGTCTGAGCAAAAG AGTGTGATGGAAAACTCTGAAAGAAACTCTACATCCTCAATGTCTTCGGTTTTCACTCCACCTACAAAATCTGCTGGCACACCAGTACAACTTGCAAATAATACTACAAGGATTTCTACAATGAGACCTCTTGCAACAGCATATAAAGCTTCCACTAGTGACTATCAG GTGGTTTCTGACAGACAGACTCCTAGGAAAGATGAAAGTATTGTATCCAAAGCAATGGAATATGTGTTTGGCTGGTAA
- the DUSP19 gene encoding dual specificity protein phosphatase 19: MHSLAQEIRSFSRANLRKQRTRVTTLTGRRIIETWRGACLQVEEEEGEAGGGFVQDLSADLQVGVVKPWLLLGSQDAAHDLETMRKHKVTHILNVAYGVQNAFLNDFIYKTISILDLPETDITSYFPECFEFIEKAKIEDGVVLVHCNAGVSRAAAVVIGFLMNSERLSFARAFSVVKNARPAACPNPGFMEQLHKYQEQIVKENGSINDHD, translated from the exons ATGCACTCCCTCGCCCAGGAGATCCGCAGCTTCTCCAGGGCCAACCTGCGGAAGCAGCGCACCCGCGTCACGACGCTGACCGGCCGCAGGATCATCGAGACGTGGCGCGGCGCCTGCCtgcaggtggaggaggaggagggggaggcggGCGGCGGGTTCGTGCAGGACCTGAGCGCCGACCTGCAGGTCGGAGTGGTgaagccctggctgctgctgg GGTCGCAGGATGCTGCTCACGACCTGGAGACGATGAGAAAGCACAAG GTTACTCACATTCTAAATGTGGCATATGGAGTCCAAAATGCCTTCCTCAATGATTTTATATACAAGACCATTTCTATTCTGGACCTCCCAGAAACTGATATTACCTCCTACTTCCCTGAATGTTTTGAGTTTATTGAGAAAGCCAAGATCGAG gATGGCGTGGTACTGGTGCACTGCAATGCAGGAGTCTCCCGTGCAGCGGCTGTAGTCATTGGCTTTCTAATGAATTCAGAAAGACTGAGTTTTGCCAGAGCCTTTTCCGTGGTGAAAAATGCGAGGCCCGCGGCGTGTCCAAATCCTGGCTTCATGGAGCAGCTTCACAAATACCAAGAACAGATTGTAAAAGAAAACGGAAGCATAAATGATCACGACTGA
- the SPP2 gene encoding secreted phosphoprotein 24 codes for MRVLIFLLTLCVFSCSGFPAYDYELPVVEEALNASIARINSQSWGRNLYGVVRSHVTGVDMWNSDAYRLELQFSIRETTCLKASGRDPFTCDFKTGPYVPTASCRSVVEVSDEQISSVIVRCHRGTFSSESLSSEEMMYVPKMTPSRGGSARREEDVFAPEALPSRGRGGSHGDWHRLSSHKME; via the exons ATGAGGGTCCTAATTTTCCTCCTCACACTGTGCGTTTTCTCATGCTCTG GGTTTCCAGCCTATGACTATGAACTCCCTGTCGTGGAAGAGGCTCTCAATGCTTCCATTGCACGGATCAATTCCCAGTCCTGGGGGAGGAACCTGTATGGTGTTGTCAGGAGCCACGTCACCGGA GTTGACATGTGGAACAGTGATGCCTACAGACTAGAGCTGCAGTTCAGCATCCGTGAGACCACGTGCttgaaggcttcagggagagaCCCCTTCACCTGTGACTTCAAAACTGGGCCTTATGTG CCAACTGCTTCCTGCAGGAGTGTTGTGGAAGTCTCTGATGAGCAGATTTCCAGTGTCATCGTGCGGTGCCACCGTGGCACGTTCAGCTCTGAGTCGCTGAGCAGCGAGGAG ATGATGTATGTGCCGAAAATGACCCCCAGCCGGGGAGGCAGCGCTCGCAGGGAAG AGGATGTCTTTGCTCCTGAAGCCTTGCCTTCGAGGGGAAGAGGTGGCAGCCATGGGGATTGGCACAGACTCAGCTCTCACAAGATGGAATAA
- the NUP35 gene encoding nucleoporin NUP35 isoform X2: MAGGGSEVTEEGSSVPFESARRSRHRLLLPARAAMAAFAMEPPPAGAEPMTLGSPTSPKQGAGAQFLPGFLMGDLPAPVTPQPRALCGPSVGVMETRSPLLAGGSPPQPVVPTHKDKGGAPPVRSIYDELSSPGLGSTPLTSGRPANFSLTQSPSVGILPSTPGTASSVFSPASIGQPRKTTLSPAQLDPFYTQGDSLTSEDQLDDTWITVFGFPQASASYILLQFAQYGNILKHVMSNTGNWMHIRYQSKLQARKALSKDGRIFGESIMIGVKPCIDKSVMENSERNSTSSMSSVFTPPTKSAGTPVQLANNTTRISTMRPLATAYKASTSDYQVVSDRQTPRKDESIVSKAMEYVFGW, encoded by the exons ATGGCGGGGGGCGGGTCGGAAGTGACGGAGGAAGGAAGCTCCGTCCCGTTTGAAAGCGCCCGGCGGAGCCGCCACCGCCTCCTGCTTCCCGCCCGGGCCGCCATGGCCGCCTTCGCCATGGAGCCGCCGCCCGCAG GAGCTGAGCCGATGACTCTCGGCTCCCCGACGTCTCCCAAACAAGGAGCTGGTGCTCAGTTCCTTCCCGGGTTTTTGATGGGTGACTTACCTGCACCGGTGACTCCACAGCCACGTGCTTTGTGCGGCCCTTCAGTTGGAGTAATGGAAACGAGGTCTCCACTACTTGCAG GAGGATCTCCCCCACAGCCAGTGGTCCCGACACATAAAGATAAAGGCGGCGCTCCACCCGTTAGGAGCATTTATGATGAGTTGTCTAGTCCTGGGCTTGGATCAACACCTCTAACCTCAGGAAGACCA GCCAACTTCTCGTTAACACAGAGCCCATCGGTTGGAATTCTACCGTCAACTCCAGGCACAG CTTCAAGCGTGTTCAGTCCTGCAAGTATTGGGCAGCCTAGGAAAACTACTCTGTCTCCTGCTCAGCTAGATCCTTTTTATACTCAAGGTGATTCCCTTACTTCAGAAGATCAGCTTGATGACACATGGATAACTGTATTTGG atTTCCCCAAGCATCAGCTTCCTACATTCTTCTGCAGTTTGCTCAGTATGGAAACATATTAAAGCACGTG ATGTCCAACACAGGAAACTGGATGCACATTCGATATCAGTCTAAGCTTCAAGCCCGGAAAGCCTTAAGCAAAGATGGAAGAATTTTTGGTGAATCCATCATGATTGGTGTCAAGCCCTGTATAGATAAA AGTGTGATGGAAAACTCTGAAAGAAACTCTACATCCTCAATGTCTTCGGTTTTCACTCCACCTACAAAATCTGCTGGCACACCAGTACAACTTGCAAATAATACTACAAGGATTTCTACAATGAGACCTCTTGCAACAGCATATAAAGCTTCCACTAGTGACTATCAG GTGGTTTCTGACAGACAGACTCCTAGGAAAGATGAAAGTATTGTATCCAAAGCAATGGAATATGTGTTTGGCTGGTAA